In the genome of Dermacentor silvarum isolate Dsil-2018 chromosome 1, BIME_Dsil_1.4, whole genome shotgun sequence, one region contains:
- the LOC119449571 gene encoding probable RNA-directed DNA polymerase from transposon BS, translating to MPDSDKEFLLNKINEHWANGTLPDEWTSSIITLIPKPGKPATLSNLRPISLTSCVGKTMERMVLARLTDLLDDTHFLPHNQIGFRPHMSTQDLFLLLQETFFQPSRCQVHALVTVDVRKAFDTLLHDAILSPLEDTGCGFRLYCYVSSFLRSRQAQFRLGTTLSPPIALTRGTPQGAVLSPTLFNLGLSPLAKSLSEIPHLQSILYADDITLWCTHGSPGEVEFTLQSGLNLISEFLSRSGMQAAPEKSELLLLSATKYQRSVNPLLNLTLTGTPIPRTSSCRVLGFPLQDHSFSRAIQSTITTCHQVTHLVRRVVRRRGGLDECRANQLVTAFALNKILYSLPYCTLTQTQMHRIQSALNTLYKAALHLPTHASTAKLYATGLFLPLAELLCLHRDRQLGRLSSSAQGHWLLQRAGIRPIDFPLYTPQRPLPSNLRCAPIPSNMTPHLHEGRRQARAHFHDPFPPDTVTCYVDAAYYQTHGSTACVTMPTPLGIPITSTAGPFSLPTSSLSLELAAIVHATHELTLLPPSPRYRICSDSMAAIRALRDNRLPDNLHDDLSDALSLLSPALVTVVWVPGHAGIIGNKLAHELAREINSRAPTIPWPCPPIADEAHFYKKTLKQHYKHLRHSLQMLPPPHPRLSTAQVRTLRAIQLNTLITPARLYLYRYRSDPSCPNCPSTYANVEHILFSCPAALQSPHYPNPPPPHWRVWLASAAFADQLAMVLLAEEYL from the coding sequence atgcctgattcggataaagaatttcttttaaacaaaataaatgaacactgggccaacggcactcttcccgatgaatggacctcttccatcattactctaataccaaagcccggcaagcccgccacactctccaacctgcgacccatttcacttacttcctgtgttgggaaaaccatggaacgcatggtactcgcacgtcttacggatcttctcgacgatactcacttccttccgcacaatcagattggtttccgcccccacatgtctactcaagacctctttctccttctccaggaaactttctttcaaccctcgaggtgtcaagttcacgcacttgtcactgtggacgtgcgcaaggccttcgataccttaCTTCATGACGCTATCCTCTCCCCCCTCGAAGACACCGGCTGTGGATTCCGACTCTACTGttacgtttcttcttttctccgctctcgacaagctcagttccgactcgggaccacgttgtccccacccatcgcgctcacccgcggaacacctcaaggtgctgtgctctctccaaccctctttaatctcgggctatcccctctcgcaaaatccttgtcggagattccgcacctacagtcaattctctatgctgatgatataaccctttggtgtactcacggctcaccgggggaggtggaattcacattacaatccggcctcaacctcatttccgaattcctttcccgctctggtatgcaagcagctccagagaaatctgagctgctgctcctttccgctacaaagtaccaacggtctgtaaaccccctccttaatctcactctcaccggtactcccatcccccgcacgtcatcctgccgggttttaggctttcccctccaagaccactctttcagccgcgcaatacagtccacgatcaccacctgccaccaagtaactcacttagtccgacgagtggtcaggcggcgcggcggtctcgacgaatgcagagccaatcaacttgtaacagcttttgccttgaacaaaatcctttattccctgccatactgcacacttacgcagacgcaaatgcatcgcattcaatcggctttaaacacactctataaagctgccctacatcttccgacacacgcatccacagccaaactatacgcaacaggcttatttcttccccttgcagagctcttgtgcctccatagggatcgacaacttggccgcctatccagctctgcgcagggtcattggctactgcagcgggctggcatccggcccattgactttcctctgtacactcctcaacgacctcttcccagcaatctccgctgtgcccctattccctctaatatgaccccacatcttcatgagggacgacgacaagcccgcgctcacttccacgacccttttccaccggacactgtcacatgctacgtcgacgcagcgtattaccaaactcatggctccactgcttgtgtgacaatgccgaccccccttggcattcccatcacttccaccgctggccccttctcacttcctacttcttctctatcccttgaattggccgcgatcgttcacgcaacgcacgaactaacccttcttcctccctctcctcggtatcgcatttgctcggactccatggcggcaatcagggctcttcgcgacaacagacttcccgataatcttcatgacgacctttctgacgctctctcccttctctcccctgctttggtcactgtggtgtgggtgccaggtcatgcggggattatcggcaataagctcgctcatgagcttgcccgcgagattaatagccgggcgccgacgatcccctggccttgcccgcccatagcggacgaggcacacttttataagaaaactctgaagcagcactacaaacacctccggcattcattgcagatgcttccgccaccacaccctcgtctctccactgcccaagtacgcaccctcagggccatccagctcaacaccttgatcactccagcacgcctatacctttatcgttaccgctcagacccctcatgtcccaactgcccctctacgtacgcaaatgtagagcacatccttttctcttgccccgcagccctacaatcccctcactaccctaaccccccacctccccactggcgggtgtggttggcgtcggcggccttcgccgaccagctggccatggtcctcctggcggaggaatatctatag